From the Chitinolyticbacter meiyuanensis genome, one window contains:
- a CDS encoding type II secretion system protein, whose translation MASRSATTSLRAQRGFAYAWVLMMVLVMGIYLAKLGDVWQTRIQRSREEELLLVGDEIRRGIKAYSEINAGGGPQYPKTLDDLVQDPRAPFARHFLRKPYKDPITGEDWAYIGAPGGGFMGVYSKSLQKPLKQTGFASIYTSFADKQNYQEWKFAHWPGGGSRTR comes from the coding sequence ATGGCAAGCCGTTCAGCGACTACTAGCCTTCGCGCCCAGCGAGGCTTTGCCTATGCCTGGGTGCTGATGATGGTGCTGGTGATGGGTATCTATCTCGCCAAGCTTGGCGACGTCTGGCAGACCCGTATCCAGCGTTCGCGCGAGGAAGAACTATTGCTGGTCGGCGATGAGATCCGCCGAGGGATCAAGGCTTACAGCGAGATCAATGCCGGCGGTGGCCCGCAGTATCCGAAGACGCTCGACGACCTGGTGCAGGATCCCCGTGCACCATTTGCCCGCCATTTCCTGCGTAAACCGTACAAGGATCCGATCACCGGCGAGGATTGGGCCTACATCGGCGCGCCGGGCGGTGGCTTTATGGGCGTGTACAGCAAGTCGTTGCAAAAACCGCTCAAGCAGACCGGCTTTGCCTCCATCTATACCTCGTTTGCCGATAAGCAGAACTATCAGGAATGGAAGTTCGCACATTGGCCAGGCGGCGGTAGCCGCACGCGATAG
- a CDS encoding glutathione S-transferase N-terminal domain-containing protein: MKLVTSLTSPYGRKVRIVLAEKRVDCPLTIVSLPEDAEAVSEFNPLGKVPVLIMDDGKPLYDSSVIIDYLDHASPFSRLTPTDHRQMIRARRWEALADGVTDATVLVVAEKRRPAKQQSAEWIARQQSKINRGLAQLSADLTDRRWCLGDAYSVADIAVGCMLGYLDLRMPELDWATAYPNLAELVVRLNERPAFAETVYREAQPVAA, encoded by the coding sequence ATGAAACTCGTCACCTCGCTCACCAGCCCTTATGGCCGTAAGGTCCGCATCGTCCTCGCCGAAAAGCGGGTCGACTGCCCCTTGACCATCGTCTCGCTGCCGGAAGACGCCGAAGCAGTGAGCGAGTTCAACCCACTGGGCAAGGTGCCGGTGCTGATCATGGATGACGGCAAGCCGCTCTACGACTCCAGCGTGATCATCGATTACCTCGATCATGCTTCGCCATTCAGTCGCCTCACCCCCACCGACCACCGGCAGATGATCCGCGCCCGTCGCTGGGAGGCGCTCGCCGATGGCGTGACTGATGCAACGGTACTGGTAGTGGCGGAAAAGCGTCGCCCGGCCAAGCAGCAGTCGGCCGAATGGATCGCCCGGCAGCAGTCCAAGATCAACCGCGGTCTGGCACAGCTCTCCGCCGACCTTACCGATCGGCGCTGGTGCCTGGGCGATGCCTATAGCGTCGCCGACATCGCGGTGGGCTGCATGCTGGGTTATCTCGACCTGCGCATGCCGGAGCTCGACTGGGCGACCGCCTATCCCAATCTGGCCGAGCTGGTGGTGCGGCTCAACGAGCGGCCGGCGTTTGCCGAGACTGTCTATCGCGAAGCGCAGCCCGTCGCGGCCTAG
- a CDS encoding type II secretion system protein: protein MSLSLRRGFTLIELLVVLAIMASLLTLVVPRYFQQTDKASETVLKHNLVSMRDAIDKFYADTGRYPSTLEEMVERKYLREVPVDPVSGKRDGWQVVSPEGGSGVYDVKSGATGNGSDGKPFSDY, encoded by the coding sequence ATGTCCCTGTCCCTGCGCCGCGGTTTCACCCTGATCGAACTCCTCGTCGTGCTCGCCATCATGGCGAGCCTCTTGACGCTGGTGGTGCCGCGCTACTTCCAGCAGACCGACAAGGCTTCCGAGACGGTGCTCAAGCACAATCTCGTGTCGATGCGCGATGCCATCGACAAGTTCTATGCCGATACCGGCCGCTATCCCAGCACGCTGGAGGAAATGGTCGAGCGCAAGTACCTGCGCGAGGTGCCGGTGGACCCGGTCAGCGGCAAGCGGGATGGCTGGCAAGTCGTCAGCCCCGAAGGGGGTAGCGGCGTCTACGACGTGAAGAGCGGCGCCACCGGGAATGGCAGCGATGGCAAGCCGTTCAGCGACTACTAG
- a CDS encoding GAF domain-containing protein, whose amino-acid sequence MALPDSEAQRIAALRALNILDTPPDHVFDELVAYAAHALRMHGAGLTLVDAQRVWFKAATTPLLQAGERALSFCTHVVEAMQPLEIRDARLDPRFLAHELVAGDVGLCFYAGSPIILKNGHCIGTVFVVDTQPRKLNDEHRLILNSLAQIAAGEIERQYPPLGA is encoded by the coding sequence ATGGCCTTGCCCGATTCCGAGGCACAACGCATCGCTGCGCTGCGTGCGCTCAACATCCTCGATACGCCACCGGACCATGTGTTCGACGAGCTCGTCGCCTATGCCGCGCACGCGCTGCGCATGCATGGTGCTGGCTTGACGCTGGTGGATGCGCAGCGGGTCTGGTTCAAGGCAGCGACGACCCCGCTGTTGCAGGCTGGGGAGCGGGCGCTGTCGTTCTGCACGCACGTGGTCGAGGCCATGCAGCCGCTGGAAATCCGCGATGCCAGGCTCGATCCGCGTTTTCTTGCCCATGAGCTGGTCGCGGGCGATGTGGGGCTGTGCTTCTACGCGGGTTCGCCCATCATCCTCAAGAATGGCCATTGCATCGGTACGGTATTCGTCGTCGACACCCAGCCCCGCAAGCTTAATGATGAGCACCGGCTCATCCTCAACTCGCTCGCCCAGATCGCCGCAGGGGAAATCGAGCGCCAATACCCGCCGCTCGGCGCTTAG
- a CDS encoding vWA domain-containing protein, giving the protein MYTRLIPLSLAITLAACGSTRTEEVAQASSASLDLAYRRADAAATASAADHAAKQRVAVAAAPAMAEAWAPPPENRERYAGKDDNPVKAVAEEPVSTFSIDVDTGAYANVRRLLNAGELPPAEAVRVEELINYFPYDYTDTAKRQPFAVHTEIAPAPWGNDKHLIRIGIKAQQLTRQALPPANLVFLVDVSGSMNDPAKLPLLKSSLRLLVQQLRPSDKVSLVVYASNTGVVLEPTGDRQRILAAIEQLQAGGATAGEAGIRLAYRMARQGYVAGGINRILLATDGDFNVGIDSVDALKSLVERERQSGVSLTTLGFGTGNYHEALMEQLADVGNGSYHYIDTLNEGHKVLVEEMNSTLATVARDVKIQVEFNPAQVSEYRLVGYENRMLRREDFNNDKVDAGDVGAGHTVTALYEVTFAGKAGYLPPLRYGKAAPATNRTGEIAHLRLRYKQPDGARSQLLEIPLRRSDAKPSFAAASPDFRFASAVAGFGQLLRGGRYVDGLDYAQVSRIAAGARGPDHYGYRAEFERLTNLAASLTTTQVAQAE; this is encoded by the coding sequence ATGTATACCCGCCTGATTCCGCTGTCCCTCGCCATCACTCTCGCCGCATGCGGCAGCACCCGCACCGAGGAAGTCGCGCAGGCCAGCAGCGCTTCTTTGGATTTGGCGTACCGCCGCGCAGATGCCGCTGCCACGGCCAGCGCGGCAGATCATGCAGCCAAACAACGTGTCGCCGTCGCCGCTGCACCGGCCATGGCAGAGGCGTGGGCACCGCCGCCGGAAAATCGGGAGCGTTACGCCGGCAAGGACGACAACCCGGTCAAAGCGGTGGCGGAAGAGCCGGTTTCAACCTTCTCGATCGATGTCGATACCGGCGCCTATGCCAATGTGCGCCGCCTGCTCAATGCCGGCGAGCTGCCGCCGGCCGAAGCGGTACGTGTCGAAGAGTTGATCAACTACTTCCCGTACGACTACACGGATACCGCCAAGCGGCAGCCCTTCGCCGTGCATACCGAGATCGCCCCCGCGCCGTGGGGGAACGACAAGCACTTGATCCGTATCGGCATCAAGGCGCAACAGCTGACTCGTCAGGCGCTGCCGCCGGCCAATCTGGTGTTCCTGGTCGATGTATCGGGCTCGATGAACGATCCGGCCAAGCTGCCGCTGCTCAAATCGTCGCTACGCCTCCTGGTCCAGCAACTGCGCCCCAGCGACAAGGTATCGCTGGTCGTCTATGCATCCAACACCGGCGTGGTGCTGGAGCCCACCGGTGACCGACAGCGCATTCTTGCGGCAATCGAGCAGCTGCAGGCGGGCGGCGCCACTGCCGGTGAGGCGGGCATCAGGCTGGCGTATCGCATGGCACGGCAAGGCTACGTCGCCGGTGGTATCAACCGCATCCTGCTGGCCACCGATGGCGATTTCAATGTGGGGATCGACAGCGTCGACGCACTGAAGAGCTTGGTCGAGCGCGAGCGCCAGAGCGGGGTTTCGCTGACCACGCTGGGCTTTGGCACCGGCAACTACCACGAAGCGTTGATGGAGCAACTGGCCGATGTCGGCAACGGCAGCTATCACTACATCGACACGCTCAACGAAGGTCACAAGGTACTGGTCGAGGAAATGAACAGCACGTTGGCCACCGTGGCGCGCGACGTGAAGATCCAGGTGGAGTTCAACCCCGCTCAGGTCAGCGAATACCGGCTGGTCGGCTACGAGAACCGTATGCTGCGGCGCGAGGACTTCAACAATGACAAGGTCGATGCCGGCGACGTTGGCGCCGGGCATACCGTCACCGCGCTGTACGAAGTGACCTTTGCCGGCAAGGCGGGCTACCTGCCACCGCTGCGTTATGGCAAGGCCGCACCAGCAACAAACAGGACCGGCGAAATCGCCCACCTGCGGCTGCGCTACAAGCAGCCAGATGGTGCGCGCAGCCAGTTGCTGGAAATCCCGCTACGCCGTAGCGATGCCAAGCCCAGCTTCGCCGCCGCCAGCCCCGACTTCCGTTTCGCCAGCGCGGTCGCAGGCTTCGGCCAGCTGTTGCGCGGCGGGCGCTACGTCGACGGGCTGGACTACGCGCAGGTCAGCCGCATCGCCGCTGGCGCGCGCGGTCCGGATCACTATGGCTATCGCGCGGAATTCGAGCGGCTGACCAACCTCGCCGCCTCGTTGACGACGACCCAGGTCGCCCAGGCCGAATGA
- a CDS encoding secretin N-terminal domain-containing protein has product MKRALIVTLISAGLIAGCAADLARQQGEDLIHQGDSQQGLTLLKEKLAEHPDDLKLRAAYERALVNLLLELQADADNAIRRGDYTTATARYQQILSWDKNNYRAKEALALLESAAKRDSMVKFARDNKDTRPEEALQVIRQVLAEDPNNNQALRIKSDIESRKAREASLKPSLAQALKSPISLQFRDQPLMSVFDIIARIGKVNFIFDRDVPPNLKTTIFARDTTVEDVINLLLATNQLDKKILNDNTIMIYPRRPDKDRDYKDLVMKTFYLNNADPKQVLAMLKQMVKTRDVYIDERLNMIIMRDTADAISVAERLIAAQDLPQSEVVFEVEVLEVGSTDVVNLGIDYPDSIKATFDTTRDGAALAPLNLAELSNLNKSNVLVNVGSISATANFSRTRGNSTILANPKIRVKNRDKAKVVIGDRVPVVTTTNSNGVSTETVNYQDVGLTLNVEPQLTNDGDIGVKVQLEVSNIVDTIRTTTGLIAYRIGTRRAETNMSARDGETQVLAGLLQRINQVTKNSIPGLGDLPILDRIFGTRNDNAEKTELVLMITPRIVRNLPVPGQYVTQFDSGTEGSISTDPLRLRDASTVNVTGGGGAPMPYVAPAPEAQPVPQPQPAPQPVPQEQSAPAPVRSTGGLGRR; this is encoded by the coding sequence GTGAAGCGTGCGTTGATCGTTACCCTTATTTCCGCCGGCCTGATCGCGGGTTGCGCCGCCGATCTCGCCCGCCAGCAGGGCGAAGACCTGATCCACCAGGGCGACAGCCAACAAGGCCTGACGCTGCTGAAGGAAAAACTGGCGGAACACCCTGACGACCTGAAGCTGCGGGCTGCCTACGAGCGTGCGCTGGTGAATCTGCTGCTGGAATTGCAAGCCGATGCCGACAACGCCATCCGCCGCGGCGACTACACCACGGCCACCGCGCGTTACCAGCAGATCCTGTCGTGGGACAAGAACAACTATCGCGCCAAGGAAGCACTGGCGTTGCTGGAAAGCGCCGCCAAGCGCGACTCCATGGTCAAGTTCGCCCGCGACAACAAGGACACCCGGCCGGAAGAAGCGCTGCAGGTGATCCGCCAAGTACTGGCGGAAGATCCGAACAACAATCAGGCACTGCGCATCAAGTCGGATATCGAATCGCGCAAGGCCCGCGAGGCCAGCCTCAAGCCATCCCTCGCGCAGGCACTGAAAAGCCCCATCTCGCTGCAGTTCCGCGATCAGCCACTGATGAGCGTGTTCGACATCATCGCCCGCATTGGCAAGGTGAACTTCATCTTCGACCGCGATGTGCCGCCCAACCTCAAGACCACCATCTTCGCCCGCGACACCACGGTCGAGGACGTGATCAATCTGCTGCTGGCCACCAACCAGCTCGACAAGAAAATCCTCAACGACAACACCATCATGATCTACCCGCGTCGTCCCGATAAGGATCGCGACTACAAGGATCTGGTGATGAAGACCTTCTACTTGAACAACGCCGATCCAAAGCAGGTGCTGGCGATGCTCAAGCAGATGGTGAAGACCCGCGACGTCTACATCGACGAGCGACTGAACATGATCATCATGCGCGATACCGCCGACGCGATCTCGGTGGCTGAGCGGCTGATCGCGGCACAGGATCTGCCGCAGTCCGAAGTGGTGTTCGAAGTGGAAGTGCTCGAAGTGGGTAGCACCGACGTGGTGAATCTGGGTATCGACTACCCCGACTCGATCAAGGCGACGTTCGATACCACGCGTGATGGCGCAGCACTCGCTCCGCTCAACCTGGCTGAGCTCTCCAACCTGAACAAGAGCAATGTGCTGGTCAACGTGGGCTCCATCTCCGCGACCGCCAACTTCAGCCGGACCCGTGGCAACAGCACCATCCTTGCCAACCCGAAAATCCGGGTGAAGAACCGCGACAAGGCCAAGGTGGTGATCGGTGATCGCGTGCCGGTGGTGACGACGACGAACTCGAACGGCGTCTCGACCGAAACCGTGAACTATCAGGACGTCGGCCTGACGTTGAATGTCGAGCCGCAGCTGACCAACGATGGCGACATCGGCGTCAAGGTACAGCTCGAAGTCTCCAACATCGTCGACACCATCCGCACCACTACCGGCCTGATCGCCTATCGCATCGGCACCCGCCGCGCCGAGACCAATATGTCGGCCCGCGATGGCGAAACCCAGGTTCTGGCCGGCTTGCTGCAGCGGATCAACCAGGTCACCAAGAATTCGATCCCAGGCTTGGGCGATCTGCCCATCCTCGATCGCATCTTCGGTACCCGCAACGACAATGCCGAGAAAACCGAGCTGGTGTTGATGATCACCCCGCGCATCGTGCGTAACCTGCCGGTTCCGGGCCAGTACGTGACCCAGTTCGACAGCGGCACCGAGGGCTCGATCTCGACCGATCCACTGCGTCTGCGTGATGCATCCACGGTCAACGTCACCGGGGGGGGTGGCGCACCGATGCCTTACGTCGCGCCGGCGCCCGAAGCCCAACCGGTACCGCAGCCACAACCGGCGCCGCAACCCGTGCCGCAGGAGCAATCTGCCCCCGCGCCGGTCCGCAGCACCGGCGGGCTCGGCCGGCGCTGA
- a CDS encoding PEP-CTERM sorting domain-containing protein: protein MKRLLPYAAVALLAASPLSHAALIQQDINVTSNGAWSTSLLANALHQFSLDNPGQYTFNFTLTPNAGSSAIASLHGVLGRQTQPGASFTEIVANPNVGSNSFSGSLNFDALAAGNYDFYLAFTNYQPWNGTLSYSVNPVPEPATMALLGLGGGALAWRQRRRKTRK, encoded by the coding sequence ATGAAACGCCTTCTCCCCTACGCGGCCGTCGCGCTGCTGGCGGCCAGCCCGCTCAGCCATGCCGCACTGATCCAGCAAGACATCAACGTCACCAGCAACGGCGCCTGGAGCACCAGCCTGCTCGCCAACGCCCTGCACCAGTTCTCGCTGGACAATCCCGGTCAGTACACCTTCAACTTCACGCTGACGCCGAATGCCGGCTCCAGCGCCATCGCCTCGCTGCACGGCGTGCTCGGCCGTCAAACCCAGCCGGGTGCATCGTTCACCGAGATCGTTGCCAACCCGAATGTGGGCAGCAACAGCTTCAGCGGGTCGCTGAACTTCGATGCGCTTGCCGCCGGCAACTATGACTTCTACCTTGCCTTCACCAATTACCAGCCGTGGAACGGCACGCTGAGCTACTCGGTGAACCCGGTACCGGAACCCGCAACCATGGCGCTGCTCGGCCTGGGCGGCGGTGCGCTGGCATGGCGCCAGCGCCGTCGCAAGACGCGCAAGTAA
- the nadA gene encoding quinolinate synthase NadA — protein MTKKVVTLAHYYCQPEIQQMADKVGDSLELSLYAKECGADTIVFAGVRFMAETAKILNPNAEVILPDARSTCSLVTQTDVTALKTWREAHPDHVHVSYINSSAEHKALSDWIVTSRNVDDIIAHLYAEGKKVIFSPDRNMGAYLNFQYDYDMPLWSAVCEVHDKFNQSALDEAFAGVTGAKYLIAHPESPLPVLQQADYVGSTSGMLNWVKSYDLEPDAVIFVATEDGILYNMGLARPDLDIRQAPIYAGCQCNSCPYMKMNTIEALKRAQAGEGIRIDYLSDEQMDAARQPIERMLEFSKRYYQ, from the coding sequence ATGACCAAGAAGGTCGTCACGCTGGCGCACTACTATTGCCAGCCCGAAATCCAGCAGATGGCCGACAAGGTCGGCGATAGCCTGGAACTCTCGCTTTATGCCAAGGAGTGCGGCGCGGACACCATCGTGTTCGCCGGCGTGCGCTTCATGGCCGAGACCGCCAAGATCCTCAACCCAAATGCCGAGGTGATCCTGCCGGACGCGCGCTCGACCTGTTCGCTCGTCACGCAGACCGACGTCACCGCGCTCAAGACCTGGCGCGAGGCGCATCCGGACCATGTGCATGTCAGCTATATCAACAGCTCGGCTGAGCACAAGGCGTTGTCCGACTGGATTGTGACCAGTCGCAATGTCGACGACATCATTGCCCACCTTTATGCCGAGGGGAAGAAGGTGATCTTCTCACCGGATCGCAACATGGGCGCCTACCTCAACTTTCAGTATGACTACGACATGCCACTGTGGTCGGCGGTCTGCGAGGTGCACGACAAGTTCAACCAGAGCGCACTCGACGAGGCGTTCGCTGGGGTCACCGGTGCCAAGTACCTGATAGCCCACCCGGAAAGCCCGCTGCCGGTGCTGCAGCAGGCCGACTATGTCGGCTCCACCTCCGGCATGCTGAACTGGGTGAAGTCGTATGATCTTGAGCCCGATGCGGTGATCTTCGTTGCGACCGAAGACGGCATTCTCTACAACATGGGCCTGGCGCGGCCGGACCTCGATATCCGCCAGGCGCCGATCTACGCCGGCTGCCAGTGCAATTCCTGCCCGTACATGAAGATGAACACCATCGAGGCGCTGAAGCGGGCACAGGCGGGCGAGGGCATCCGGATCGACTACCTGAGCGACGAGCAGATGGATGCAGCGCGCCAGCCTATCGAGCGCATGCTGGAGTTCTCCAAACGTTACTACCAGTAA
- a CDS encoding type II secretion system protein, translating into MRRMRGFTLIELMVTLTILAVLASVALPLSQVAATRSREEELRRALWQIRLAIDAYKVASDDGKIQKSLDESGYPPDLAALVDGVKDIKDPTGKKIYFLRRVPRDPFCDCPSKTNAQTWGLRSYASPPDSPAEGRDVYDVYSTADGTGLNGLPYRDW; encoded by the coding sequence ATGCGCCGGATGCGCGGCTTCACGCTGATCGAATTGATGGTCACACTGACCATCCTCGCCGTACTGGCGTCGGTCGCGCTGCCCCTATCCCAAGTGGCCGCGACCCGCTCGCGCGAGGAAGAGCTGCGCCGCGCGCTCTGGCAGATCCGCCTCGCCATCGACGCCTACAAGGTCGCCAGCGATGATGGCAAGATCCAGAAATCGCTCGACGAATCGGGCTACCCGCCCGATCTCGCCGCCTTGGTCGATGGCGTGAAGGACATCAAGGATCCGACCGGCAAAAAGATCTACTTCCTGCGGCGCGTCCCGCGCGATCCGTTCTGCGACTGCCCCAGCAAGACCAATGCACAGACCTGGGGCCTGCGCAGCTATGCCAGTCCGCCCGACTCTCCGGCCGAAGGGCGCGATGTGTATGATGTCTACTCGACCGCTGACGGCACCGGCCTCAACGGTCTCCCCTATCGCGATTGGTAA
- a CDS encoding bifunctional nicotinamide-nucleotide adenylyltransferase/Nudix hydroxylase, whose amino-acid sequence MSQAIAHRQADAARYDYLVFIGRFQPVHLGHLKVIEAALAQADKLIVVCGSARQAISPRNPFSLAEREAMLRAALPAAWQERVFVVGCSDRMYNDQQWVTEVQNLVDKVIAVDTASLGHRAAEFSIGLVAAANGRGVGTHYLALFPQWQREQVDELPGVDAGKVREALFTEQESQLARCREQLPDAVYDWLLNFRKTDVFSALLAEQRYLQQFRAAWSVAPYPPTFVTVDAVVIHSGHILLVRRRGMPGKGLWALPGGFVEQDEPVRDAVIRELKEETRLKVPAPVLAGSVRASRVFDHPQRSLRGRTITHAFLIELAPTGDGLPKVRASDDADRAQWVPLFEFNRMEAQLFEDHFYIVNWFLGQI is encoded by the coding sequence GTGAGCCAGGCCATCGCTCACCGGCAAGCCGACGCGGCGCGCTACGACTATCTGGTCTTCATTGGCCGTTTCCAGCCGGTGCATCTCGGCCACCTCAAGGTAATCGAGGCGGCGCTGGCACAGGCGGACAAGCTGATCGTGGTTTGTGGCTCGGCACGCCAGGCGATCAGCCCGCGCAATCCATTCTCGCTGGCTGAGCGCGAAGCCATGCTGCGGGCTGCCTTGCCTGCGGCTTGGCAGGAGCGTGTGTTCGTGGTCGGCTGTTCGGACCGCATGTACAACGATCAGCAATGGGTCACCGAGGTCCAGAATCTGGTCGACAAGGTCATCGCAGTCGATACAGCAAGCCTGGGGCATCGGGCGGCGGAATTCAGTATTGGCCTTGTCGCAGCAGCCAACGGTCGGGGCGTGGGCACCCATTACCTCGCACTGTTTCCGCAATGGCAACGCGAGCAGGTTGATGAATTGCCTGGGGTCGACGCGGGCAAGGTGCGCGAGGCGCTCTTCACCGAACAGGAGTCGCAGCTTGCCCGTTGCCGCGAGCAACTGCCTGACGCCGTCTATGACTGGCTTTTAAACTTTCGTAAAACTGACGTTTTCTCCGCTTTGCTGGCGGAGCAGCGCTACCTGCAGCAGTTCCGTGCTGCATGGTCGGTAGCGCCGTATCCGCCGACGTTTGTCACCGTCGATGCGGTGGTGATCCACTCCGGTCACATCTTGCTGGTACGCCGTCGTGGCATGCCTGGCAAGGGCCTGTGGGCCTTGCCAGGGGGATTTGTCGAGCAGGATGAGCCAGTCCGCGATGCGGTGATCCGCGAACTGAAAGAAGAGACACGGCTCAAGGTGCCGGCGCCGGTGCTGGCGGGCTCGGTGCGGGCCAGCCGGGTGTTCGATCACCCGCAGCGTTCGCTGCGTGGCCGCACCATCACCCATGCCTTCCTGATCGAACTCGCCCCCACTGGCGATGGCCTGCCCAAGGTCAGGGCGAGCGATGATGCGGATCGGGCGCAGTGGGTGCCGCTGTTCGAATTCAACCGGATGGAAGCCCAGTTGTTCGAAGATCACTTCTATATCGTGAACTGGTTTCTCGGGCAGATCTGA
- a CDS encoding sigma-70 family RNA polymerase sigma factor translates to MADHDHDPRDDETLMQAWRDGELAAFRLLYGRHRLRLYRFLVRETGSNAAGDELFQEVWLSVVHQRAHYQPWARFSTWLLETAHRRLVDWHRREHRHRWNSDLDATDEVADHCPLPDDAAANRQSGRQLRECLRTLPPEQREAFLLKEEHELGLTEIARLTGAAAETVKSRVRYAIAKLRICMEALA, encoded by the coding sequence ATGGCCGACCACGATCACGATCCACGCGACGACGAAACGCTGATGCAAGCCTGGCGGGATGGCGAGCTGGCTGCCTTCCGGCTGCTCTACGGCCGGCATCGCCTGCGGCTGTATCGCTTCCTGGTGCGCGAAACCGGCAGCAATGCCGCGGGGGATGAGCTGTTCCAGGAAGTGTGGCTGAGCGTGGTCCACCAGCGCGCCCATTACCAGCCGTGGGCGCGCTTCAGCACCTGGCTGCTGGAAACCGCGCACCGCCGCTTGGTGGATTGGCACCGGCGCGAACATCGGCATCGCTGGAACAGTGATCTCGATGCGACCGACGAGGTCGCCGACCATTGTCCGCTGCCGGACGACGCAGCAGCCAACCGGCAATCCGGGCGGCAGCTGCGCGAATGCCTGCGCACGCTGCCGCCCGAACAGCGCGAAGCCTTCCTGCTCAAGGAGGAGCATGAGCTTGGGCTCACCGAAATCGCCCGCCTGACCGGCGCCGCGGCTGAAACGGTAAAGAGCCGCGTCCGCTATGCCATCGCCAAGCTCAGGATCTGCATGGAGGCGCTGGCATGA